GGGTCTGGTCGCGGCGCCGAACTCCCCGCCGTCGAGCGTCTCCCGGTTGCGGGCCATCTCCAGCCTGATCGACCCGATGGCCTGCTCGCGCTGCTCGCGCTGCGCCGCCCACCGCTCGGCGAAGATGCCGGTGATGCCCGCGAGCAGCGCCAGCGAGTTCACGGCGGGCTCCCACCGCTCCCCGGGCGGCGACACGACCAGCCACGACACGCCCAGCACCATCGCCACCGCGAGCGCGCCGAACGTGAGCGCGGTGATGACGACCCTGGTCATCGGCGGCTCAGTGCTCCCAGATGTCGCGGGCACGACTGCCCGACCCGGACGTCGCCGGTTCGTCCGGCCCGCCGGGCGCGAGCAGCAGCAGGTCCATGCCGAACCCCTGCGCCGAGCGCGGCACCGGGAAGTCGGAGTGCGTGCCGACGACCTTGCGCATCCCGGCTGCCCCCACCACCCCGTCCAACGCCTTCCGCGCGTACTTGCGGGTCAGGTACAGGCGGATGGTGTCCTGGTCCGGGAACGGCACGCGCGTGCGGTCGGGCAGCATCATCATGATGTCGCCGCCCGTCCCGTTCTGGTACACGACCTTCACCTTCAACGCCCGGTCGCCCTCGACCGCGCCCCGGAACCGCACCGCGTCCAGCGTGATCGTCAGGTCCGTGTTGTGCATCAACGCGCTGGTCGCGAACTCGCGGTAGGCGCGGCTGCGCGCGTACTCCTCGACCGCGTCCTGGGCGAGTTCGTCGGACAGCGCGTCGGTGGTGGCGACCTCCAGCAGGAACAGGTCCTGCGGCCGGACCAGCCCGGTGAGGCCCGCGAGCAGTTCGGCGTCGTGGTCGAAGTTCGCCATCGTGTTGCCCAGCAGGGAGTACAGCACGGGCTCGTCGCCGACCATCCGGTGCACGAGGTCGCGGAACTCGGCCAGGTTCTCCGGGATCGAGAAGTCCAGCTGCACCGGCACCACCCGGTGCCCGCGCACGCGCAGCCCGTGGGTGGCCTGCTGGGTGCCCAGCCGCAGCATCTCCGAGCTCATGTCGACCGGCACGTACAGCAGGTCCGGGTTGTGGTCGAGCAGGTGGTCCAGCACGAGCCGGTCCTTGTGGCCGGTGCCGACGCCGAAGCTCACGTGGTGGAAGCCCGAGCCGACCTTGCCGCGCACCCGGCTCCACCGGCGCGTGAACGAGTCCAGGCTCTGCTTCATCACCAGGTAGAACGGATCGGCGCAGGCGTGCGCCCAGGCGATCGTGGGCCCGATGCCCCAGTAGGCGTAACCCGACGTGATCTGCTTGCCGTCGCCGGTCGTGGACGGCTTGCCGAGCAGGTCGCTGGTCAACGCCGCCAGCTTGTCCCGCTGGTCCTCGCCGACCAGCACCAGCGACCACGCGAAGTCCGATTCGTCGATGGCCTTGGCGAGGTCGCCGACCAGTCGCCCCTCGCTCGCCGTCACTCGGCCTCCCTCGCGTCGCCCACCGGCAGCCTACCGATCACCACCGACGCCGGCCGGGGAAACGCCGTGGCACCCGGTCACCGCGAGGTCCGCCGGTCCGCCGCGGAGGCGTCCCGCGCTCCCGGCCGTCCCCACGGCGAAAAAGTGGGGTCGCAGGCTCCTCGCCTACGACCCCGTGGGTGGGAGACCTCCGGGCGTCACCCGCTGACCGGCCGGAGGTCTCGGCCGGACGCCGTGAGGTGTTCCCAGGTGCGGCCGCGCTGGCTGGACGGGGCCGAACCGTCCGCCGTGCACACCGGGTAGACCAGACCGTAGGGGGTTGGCTGGTCGAACTCGTCGCCGCTGACGACATCGACCAGATCACGCACGTGTGCCATCACGACCTCCCGACCGACGCAGTGTGGGTGCCCATGTCGCGCTCCTCGTCGAACGAACAGGGTGGGGGAGCAACGGATACCCGACCGTCAGGGCGAATATGCTCGAAACGCTGCTGCAACAGAGTGAATCGTCACGAAGTTCCCGCTTCACGGGCACGAACCGGAGCCGCCGGGCGCGGTGGTGACCGCGCCCGGCGGCGCGTCCCGGACCCCCAGCCGCCGCACCGGCTCCTCTCTGTCCACATAGGACTGACCCGGTGCGGGGGTCGAGGGAGGGGGAGGTCGAGCGGCTGGTTGAAACCGGTCATGCCGGTCGTGCCCGCGGTGCGGTCGGACAGGGCGCCGGTGGGGGACACGGCGAAGTGCTGGATGTCCTGGCCCGACGAGCAGCGCACCACGAGCAGCCCGCCGGCACCCACTCGCGCCGCGGGCAGCCGCGACGGGTGCACCTTCGGCACGGCGGCGCTCGGCAGGCGCTCCGCCCGGTTGCCCCCAGCCGGGTGATCTCGCCCGACCGGTCCGCCCGCGCGCCGCGCTGCGGAGCCCCGAAGGGCCGACAGGTGTAGCCGATCGGCTAGTTGTCGTCGTGTGACCAGGCACTTACGGTCGGTTGACGCCCTGGTCGACGAAGCCCTGTGGAGGTCCTCGGTGTCGAGGAAACGAGTCTGCGCCGCGGTCGGCGCCCTGCTGCTGGCCGGCGCCGCGCTGGCCACCACCCCCGTCACCGCCGGCGCCGCGGACGACCGGCCCACCGCCGTCGTGTCGCTCGGCGACAGCGCCATGTCCGGCGAGGGGGCCGGGTCCTACGAGTCCGGCACCGAGGGCCAGAACGGCAACTGGTGCCACCGCTCCACCCAGGCCATGGTCCACAAGACGCAGCTCGCCTCGCGGACGTTCAACCTCGCCTGCTCCGGGGCGGACTCGGCGAACGTGTCGCTGGCCGACACCGTGCACTACACCGAGGGCTCCCAGGCGCGTCGGCTGATCGACCTCGCCCGCCAGTTCCGCGTCACCACCGTGGTCGTGCAGGTCGGCGCCAACGACGACGTGCGGTTCGCCGACACCATGGTCGACTGCGTCGCCGCCTGGGTGAACCCGTTCGGCGCGAGCTGCCGCTCGAAGCTGGAGCGCGAGTGGCCCGGCCGGCTCGCCGCGATGGCGCCGAAGGTGGAGCGGGCGCTGGCCGACGTGCGCACCGCCATGACCACCGCCGGCTACGCCCACTCCTCCTACGACCTGATCCTCACCTCGTACGCCTCGCCGGTGACGGAGAAGATGGACAAGGTC
This region of Saccharothrix longispora genomic DNA includes:
- a CDS encoding L-histidine N(alpha)-methyltransferase yields the protein MTASEGRLVGDLAKAIDESDFAWSLVLVGEDQRDKLAALTSDLLGKPSTTGDGKQITSGYAYWGIGPTIAWAHACADPFYLVMKQSLDSFTRRWSRVRGKVGSGFHHVSFGVGTGHKDRLVLDHLLDHNPDLLYVPVDMSSEMLRLGTQQATHGLRVRGHRVVPVQLDFSIPENLAEFRDLVHRMVGDEPVLYSLLGNTMANFDHDAELLAGLTGLVRPQDLFLLEVATTDALSDELAQDAVEEYARSRAYREFATSALMHNTDLTITLDAVRFRGAVEGDRALKVKVVYQNGTGGDIMMMLPDRTRVPFPDQDTIRLYLTRKYARKALDGVVGAAGMRKVVGTHSDFPVPRSAQGFGMDLLLLAPGGPDEPATSGSGSRARDIWEH
- a CDS encoding GDSL-type esterase/lipase family protein, which codes for MSRKRVCAAVGALLLAGAALATTPVTAGAADDRPTAVVSLGDSAMSGEGAGSYESGTEGQNGNWCHRSTQAMVHKTQLASRTFNLACSGADSANVSLADTVHYTEGSQARRLIDLARQFRVTTVVVQVGANDDVRFADTMVDCVAAWVNPFGASCRSKLEREWPGRLAAMAPKVERALADVRTAMTTAGYAHSSYDLILTSYASPVTEKMDKVLHGPQGCPLRLADAQYGRTVAVPQFNEALRGVAARSGVKFLDFSRATENREACSKGGTTSGEWQRRLTVDPHALVTGGLDAIGLHLAQQSFHPNAAAHAQLGRCITEFVTGGAGSARCLEGADGNLHAVA